In Chitinophaga sp. HK235, a single window of DNA contains:
- the tkt gene encoding transketolase: MKTMTIEEKCINTIRCLAMDAVQKANSGHPGTPMALAPAAFVLWTEHLRFNPQHPGWLNRDRFVLSNGHASMLQYAVLHLTGYDISLDDLKQFRQWGSNTPGHPEYRLTSGIETTTGPLGQGIMTAVGMAMAEAHLAALFNQDDAKIIDHYTYVFCSDGDLMEGASHEAASVAGHQGLGKLICLYDNNHITIEGNTSLTYSDDVAKRFEAYHWHVQDLGDNANDLQAISAAFEAARAVTDKPSMIILRSHIGYGSPHKQDTSEAHGSPLGAEEIRLTKAFYGWPEDQEFLVPEDVKAYMGKAVNKGKDIEQAWNALLQQYKTKYPELYQQLEQFLTQKLPAGWDHDVPVYKPEDGPKATREISSAFLNAVASKVPWLIGGSGDLEPSTLTLIKSSGYFEKGNYGNRNIAWGIREHVMCAASSGLQLHGGVRVYAATFFIFTDYARPAIRLACIMELPVIYVMTHDSIGLGEDGTTHQPVEHLASLRAMPHMCVIRPGDANEAAWAWRTAITRTGGPTMLVLTRQKLPIADRSQLAPASGLQQGAYILAKEKGDMPDIILIASGSEVSLVLEARERLQQEGVDARVVSMPSWELFREQSEDYRQEVLPPAVKARLAVEAGSPEGWEQWLGEKGTMIGINHFGASAPAKELFKHYGFTVENILDKATKLVKHEKAHRI; the protein is encoded by the coding sequence ATGAAAACAATGACCATCGAAGAAAAGTGTATAAACACCATTCGTTGCCTGGCAATGGATGCGGTACAGAAAGCCAACTCAGGGCATCCGGGTACGCCTATGGCGCTGGCACCGGCAGCTTTTGTGCTGTGGACAGAGCACCTGCGTTTTAATCCGCAGCATCCCGGATGGCTGAACCGCGACCGTTTTGTGTTGTCTAATGGCCACGCTTCGATGCTACAATATGCGGTATTACATCTCACCGGATATGATATCTCCCTCGACGACCTGAAGCAATTCCGGCAATGGGGCAGTAATACTCCCGGACATCCGGAATACCGGCTTACATCGGGCATTGAAACCACCACCGGGCCGCTGGGACAGGGTATCATGACTGCCGTAGGCATGGCCATGGCAGAAGCACACCTCGCCGCACTGTTTAACCAGGACGATGCAAAAATCATTGATCATTACACCTATGTTTTCTGCAGCGATGGTGACCTGATGGAAGGTGCTTCCCATGAAGCCGCTTCTGTAGCCGGACATCAGGGATTAGGTAAGCTAATATGTTTGTATGATAACAACCATATAACGATAGAAGGAAATACCTCACTGACTTATTCAGATGATGTAGCCAAACGGTTTGAAGCTTACCACTGGCATGTACAGGACCTGGGCGACAATGCCAACGACCTGCAGGCCATCTCTGCAGCCTTCGAAGCAGCCAGGGCGGTGACAGACAAACCCTCTATGATCATATTGCGCAGCCATATCGGCTATGGTTCTCCCCATAAACAGGACACATCGGAAGCGCATGGGTCTCCGCTGGGAGCGGAAGAAATACGGCTTACCAAGGCTTTCTATGGATGGCCGGAAGACCAGGAGTTTCTGGTGCCGGAAGATGTGAAAGCGTATATGGGCAAGGCTGTTAATAAAGGGAAGGATATCGAACAGGCCTGGAATGCCCTGCTGCAACAGTATAAAACAAAATACCCCGAGCTGTATCAGCAGCTGGAACAGTTTCTTACGCAGAAACTGCCTGCAGGCTGGGACCATGATGTTCCGGTTTATAAACCCGAAGACGGCCCCAAAGCCACGCGGGAAATATCTTCTGCCTTTCTGAATGCAGTGGCCTCCAAAGTGCCCTGGCTGATAGGTGGCAGCGGAGATCTGGAGCCTTCCACTTTAACACTGATCAAGTCTTCAGGATATTTTGAAAAAGGAAATTATGGTAACCGTAACATTGCCTGGGGTATCCGCGAACATGTAATGTGTGCGGCGAGCTCCGGTCTTCAGTTGCATGGCGGTGTACGGGTGTATGCAGCCACCTTTTTCATTTTTACAGACTATGCCCGTCCGGCTATACGGCTGGCCTGTATCATGGAGCTGCCCGTGATTTATGTGATGACGCACGACAGTATCGGGTTGGGAGAAGATGGTACTACTCACCAGCCGGTAGAGCACCTGGCCTCTTTACGGGCAATGCCGCATATGTGCGTGATCCGTCCGGGCGATGCCAATGAGGCTGCATGGGCCTGGCGTACAGCGATCACCCGTACCGGCGGACCTACCATGCTGGTGCTTACCCGGCAGAAACTGCCGATAGCAGACAGAAGTCAGCTGGCACCGGCTAGTGGCTTACAGCAGGGCGCTTATATCCTGGCGAAGGAAAAAGGTGACATGCCGGATATTATTCTGATCGCCAGCGGCTCGGAAGTATCACTGGTACTGGAAGCCAGGGAACGGCTGCAACAGGAGGGTGTCGATGCCAGAGTGGTGAGTATGCCCAGCTGGGAGCTGTTCAGGGAACAGTCCGAAGATTACCGGCAAGAGGTGCTGCCACCGGCTGTTAAAGCCCGACTGGCAGTAGAAGCCGGATCTCCCGAAGGCTGGGAACAATGGCTGGGAGAGAAGGGCACCATGATCGGTATTAACCATTTTGGCGCCAGCGCACCGGCTAAAGAACTGTTTAAACATTATGGTTTTACAGTGGAAAATATACTGGACAAAGCCACTAAACTGGTAAAACATGAGAAAGCTCATCGTATTTGA
- a CDS encoding class I SAM-dependent methyltransferase, with the protein MKAGKITRPLNRLFNAMSYYNFRYRQIFKWTFNSKEDVNFTYDLTEGNILYLAQTLAVVTGAESDRIIGYIHELRNNAPLREHIINETMKSSSRKVADPRADYGKRLGWYAMTRIIKPKVLIETGVDKGLGAVVLCAALLENRKEGFEGRYYGTDINTTAGFLLKGAYAEIGKILYGDSIETLSGFNEKIDLFINDSDHSAEYEYREYLTIKDKMAEKGVILGDNAHANNKLALFSNQNNRNFLFFKEEPRDHWYPGGGIGISFTKK; encoded by the coding sequence ATGAAAGCAGGTAAAATAACCCGTCCATTAAATAGATTATTTAATGCGATGTCCTATTACAATTTCAGATATCGCCAGATATTTAAATGGACTTTTAATTCAAAGGAAGATGTAAACTTTACTTATGACCTGACTGAGGGAAATATTTTGTACCTGGCTCAAACGTTGGCTGTTGTTACTGGGGCAGAGAGTGACAGGATTATCGGATATATTCATGAACTCCGTAATAATGCTCCATTAAGGGAGCACATTATTAATGAAACGATGAAATCATCCTCCAGGAAAGTAGCTGACCCACGTGCGGATTATGGCAAGAGGTTGGGATGGTATGCAATGACGAGGATTATAAAGCCTAAAGTACTGATTGAAACTGGTGTAGACAAAGGTCTGGGAGCGGTTGTATTGTGTGCGGCATTGCTGGAAAATAGGAAAGAAGGGTTTGAAGGTCGTTATTATGGAACAGACATTAATACCACTGCCGGATTTCTGTTGAAGGGTGCATATGCGGAAATTGGTAAAATTTTATACGGCGATTCCATTGAAACGCTTTCCGGATTTAATGAAAAGATAGACTTATTTATTAATGACAGTGACCATTCTGCGGAGTACGAATACCGGGAATATCTGACAATTAAAGATAAGATGGCTGAAAAGGGCGTTATATTGGGTGATAATGCCCATGCAAATAACAAGCTGGCACTCTTTTCCAACCAGAACAACAGGAACTTCCTCTTTTTCAAGGAAGAACCGCGTGATCACTGGTATCCGGGAGGAGGTATCGGTATATCATTTACAAAAAAATAG
- a CDS encoding class I SAM-dependent methyltransferase has protein sequence MGYLHKFKTIDHGIYSSLENIRGAAYDNKAKYYERLVGTESFNKLIWYCSRNDLWQFAADAILHSQGTVLDIGCGGLAQTSTLYAATANECTLFDRSVEMLKIARSRLVKQSGYLPSNISLLQGDAFHLPFENNAFDVVCSFGTIHLFDNKQDFVNETLRVLRPGGRFFFYTMTGEKLISRYFMSALRVINEFGEVYSRQQTLSLFDSAVLQTSSYMKGSVLFIYGQKIL, from the coding sequence ATGGGCTATTTACACAAATTCAAAACCATCGATCATGGCATATATTCATCGCTGGAGAATATCCGGGGCGCAGCATATGATAACAAGGCGAAGTACTACGAACGTCTTGTCGGTACGGAATCATTCAACAAGCTTATCTGGTATTGCAGCCGGAATGACTTATGGCAGTTTGCAGCCGATGCGATTCTCCATTCACAGGGGACTGTACTGGACATCGGTTGTGGCGGACTGGCACAAACGTCCACCTTATATGCGGCTACCGCCAACGAATGCACGCTTTTTGACCGGTCCGTGGAGATGCTGAAAATAGCCAGATCCAGACTGGTGAAACAAAGCGGTTATCTGCCTTCCAATATCAGCTTATTACAGGGAGATGCCTTTCATCTGCCTTTTGAGAACAATGCTTTTGATGTTGTTTGCAGCTTCGGCACCATTCATCTTTTCGACAACAAGCAGGACTTTGTGAATGAAACGCTGAGGGTATTAAGACCAGGCGGAAGATTCTTCTTTTATACTATGACCGGCGAGAAGCTGATCAGCCGGTACTTCATGTCTGCGCTTCGTGTGATCAATGAATTTGGAGAGGTGTACTCCAGACAGCAAACCCTGTCGCTGTTTGACAGCGCAGTATTGCAGACGAGCAGTTATATGAAAGGCAGCGTATTGTTTATTTACGGACAGAAAATATTATGA
- a CDS encoding Crp/Fnr family transcriptional regulator: MELMHQFLRKQVDISDEDWRVFSSRFEQKIYPAKTFYLKAGETENYLAFVDRGLLRFYVEDIEGNETTIGFSIEGWFMCVFSSFYTREPSLYYGETLAETVIWRMHYDDLQEMYDRLNIVERIGRLATEQMLLWKSERELSFLTKSAEERYLDLFNKVPHLLQQVPLKYLASYIGVTPQALSRIRKRIS; this comes from the coding sequence ATGGAGCTTATGCATCAATTCCTGCGGAAGCAGGTAGATATCTCAGATGAAGACTGGCGCGTTTTTTCTTCGCGCTTCGAGCAGAAAATTTATCCCGCAAAAACATTTTATCTGAAAGCCGGCGAAACGGAAAACTATCTGGCGTTTGTTGACCGTGGATTGCTGCGCTTTTATGTAGAAGACATAGAAGGTAATGAAACTACTATTGGCTTTTCAATCGAGGGCTGGTTTATGTGTGTCTTCAGTTCCTTTTATACCCGCGAGCCTTCGTTGTATTATGGTGAAACACTTGCTGAAACTGTTATCTGGCGTATGCATTATGATGATCTGCAGGAAATGTACGACCGTTTAAACATCGTGGAAAGGATAGGTCGGCTGGCTACTGAGCAGATGCTGCTGTGGAAATCTGAAAGAGAACTTTCCTTCCTCACTAAATCTGCTGAAGAACGTTATCTCGACCTGTTTAATAAAGTCCCTCACTTACTGCAGCAGGTCCCCCTTAAATATCTGGCTTCTTATATTGGTGTTACTCCCCAGGCGCTTAGCCGGATCCGGAAGCGCATTTCTTAA
- a CDS encoding S41 family peptidase, whose protein sequence is MKKFLFSCAAWLITTASYAQESALWLRYPAISPDGKTIAFGYKGDIYRVDANGGVAVPLTIHEAHDMMPVWSHDGKYIAFASDRYGNFDVFVMPAEGGTPVRLTSNSAADFPYDFTPDDKQVLFGSGRNAPASSIRFSSPRLFSNLYTVPVTGGRSVLLSAAGAESAHYNSKGDQIIFQDRKGYEDPWRKHHVSAVTRDIWVYDLGKNTYQQVSGYEGEDREPLFGNDNSVYYLSEKGGITQNLFKASLTDKGKMEQLTRFDKHPVRHLSRTTNNTFCFSYNGEVYTLKEGDKPQKVNIRIFNDGRDATQKPLPVNGNITEFAMSPDGKQMAFVARGEIFVSSVEGNMTKRITNTPQQERMVEWSPDGKKLIYAAERNGNWDIYQSTIVRKEEPYFFAATVLKEEPLIATAAEEFQPVFSPDGKEIAYVEDRNILKVFNIASGKSRTLLPKGHNTSYSDGDWRFSWSPDSKWIVTGDQKGYFFTDNAAIIPADGKGDIFNPVNSGFGEDNVKWSSDGKMLTWENSREGRKSLANQGSRETDIYAVFFDQEAFDKFKLSKDEFNLLKEQEDNNKKGAKDSTKKDTAAKKEFRPDFSNLDNRQQRLTINSASIADYVLSKDASKLYYMAAFEKGYDLWVTEPRTGETKILAKLSGSPGNIELSKDGNSLFVSNKGSVVKVDASSGKITPISISSEMLLNAAAERAYILDHAWKQVKEKFYDPTIRNMDWKMYRDTYARFLPHISNNYDFQELLSEMLGELNGSHTGGRYSPQRPEGDNTASLGLLFDERFTKDGLKVDEVIAGGPFDKAGSKMKQGAVINKIDGEPVTVKADWAGLLNRKAGRNVLISFTDAEGKSWEETLKPISRGEEGDLMYKRWVSNMRKMVDKLSGGKVGYVHVQGMNDGSFRTVYDEILGKNREKQALIVDTRFNGGGWLHDDLYNLLSGSKYLQFAPQGNLLKSGEPMNKWTAPSCVLISEGNYSDAFIFPYVYKQGKLGKLIGMPVPGTGTAVWWETQIDPTLVFGIPMVATIGKEGRPTENLQVEPDVRVPLRYEDFLAGKDDQLEAAVKEMLKEIK, encoded by the coding sequence ATGAAGAAATTTTTATTCAGCTGTGCAGCATGGCTGATAACCACTGCCTCCTATGCCCAGGAAAGTGCGCTATGGCTGCGTTATCCGGCTATTTCCCCGGATGGAAAGACCATCGCCTTTGGCTATAAAGGAGATATTTACCGTGTAGATGCCAATGGTGGTGTGGCCGTACCACTCACCATCCACGAAGCGCATGACATGATGCCCGTGTGGAGCCACGACGGTAAATACATCGCCTTTGCCAGCGACCGCTATGGTAACTTCGACGTGTTTGTCATGCCGGCAGAAGGCGGCACGCCCGTAAGACTTACCAGCAACAGCGCTGCCGACTTTCCCTATGACTTCACACCAGACGACAAACAGGTGCTGTTTGGCAGCGGACGTAATGCTCCTGCTTCCAGCATCCGCTTCAGCTCCCCCCGTTTGTTCAGCAACCTGTACACTGTACCGGTTACCGGCGGACGTTCTGTACTGCTGAGTGCTGCCGGTGCCGAATCTGCACACTACAACAGCAAAGGAGACCAGATCATCTTCCAGGACCGCAAAGGCTATGAAGATCCCTGGCGTAAACATCACGTTTCTGCCGTTACCCGTGATATCTGGGTGTATGACCTGGGTAAAAATACCTACCAGCAGGTGTCCGGCTATGAAGGTGAGGACCGTGAACCACTCTTCGGTAATGATAACTCCGTGTACTACCTGAGCGAAAAAGGTGGCATCACGCAAAACCTCTTTAAAGCTTCTCTGACTGACAAAGGAAAGATGGAGCAGCTGACCCGCTTCGATAAACATCCGGTGCGTCATCTTTCCCGCACTACCAATAACACTTTCTGCTTTAGTTATAACGGAGAAGTATATACGCTGAAAGAAGGTGATAAACCACAGAAAGTAAACATCCGCATTTTCAACGATGGCCGCGATGCTACTCAGAAACCGCTGCCGGTAAATGGCAACATCACTGAGTTTGCCATGAGCCCGGATGGAAAACAAATGGCTTTTGTGGCCAGAGGCGAAATATTTGTATCCAGCGTGGAAGGTAATATGACCAAACGCATCACCAACACCCCTCAGCAGGAACGTATGGTGGAATGGTCTCCCGATGGAAAAAAACTGATTTATGCCGCTGAACGCAACGGTAACTGGGACATCTATCAGTCTACCATCGTTCGTAAGGAAGAGCCTTATTTCTTTGCCGCCACTGTACTGAAGGAAGAACCGCTGATCGCTACGGCTGCTGAAGAGTTCCAGCCTGTGTTTTCTCCTGATGGCAAGGAAATCGCCTATGTGGAAGACCGCAATATCCTGAAAGTGTTTAACATCGCTTCCGGTAAAAGCAGAACGCTGTTGCCCAAAGGCCACAACACTTCCTACTCCGACGGCGACTGGCGCTTCTCCTGGAGCCCCGACAGCAAATGGATCGTAACAGGTGACCAGAAAGGTTACTTCTTCACCGATAACGCAGCCATTATCCCTGCTGACGGAAAAGGTGATATCTTCAATCCTGTCAACAGCGGCTTCGGTGAAGACAATGTCAAATGGAGCTCCGATGGTAAAATGCTCACCTGGGAAAATTCTCGCGAAGGCCGTAAATCACTGGCTAACCAGGGCAGCCGTGAAACAGATATCTATGCTGTGTTCTTCGACCAGGAAGCATTTGACAAATTTAAACTGTCCAAAGATGAGTTTAATCTCCTGAAAGAACAGGAAGACAATAATAAAAAAGGCGCGAAGGATTCTACCAAAAAAGATACTGCCGCTAAAAAGGAGTTCCGTCCTGATTTCAGCAATCTGGATAACAGGCAACAGCGCCTGACCATCAACAGTGCTTCCATCGCTGATTATGTGCTCAGCAAAGATGCCAGCAAACTGTATTACATGGCCGCCTTCGAAAAAGGTTACGACCTGTGGGTAACAGAACCCCGCACCGGCGAAACCAAAATACTCGCCAAACTGAGTGGCAGCCCTGGTAATATTGAGCTGAGCAAAGATGGCAACAGTCTGTTTGTAAGCAACAAGGGCAGTGTTGTAAAAGTAGATGCCAGTTCAGGCAAAATCACACCTATCAGCATCAGCTCTGAAATGCTGCTCAACGCGGCTGCTGAACGCGCTTATATCCTCGACCACGCATGGAAACAGGTGAAAGAAAAATTCTATGATCCTACCATCCGCAACATGGATTGGAAAATGTATCGTGATACCTATGCACGTTTCCTCCCGCATATCAGCAATAACTACGACTTCCAGGAACTGCTGAGCGAAATGCTGGGTGAACTGAATGGTTCACATACCGGTGGCCGTTATTCACCCCAGCGCCCCGAAGGCGATAATACCGCTTCTCTGGGACTGCTGTTTGATGAACGTTTCACCAAAGATGGTCTGAAAGTAGACGAAGTGATCGCAGGCGGACCTTTTGACAAGGCCGGCAGCAAAATGAAACAAGGTGCCGTTATCAATAAAATTGATGGAGAACCGGTTACTGTTAAAGCAGACTGGGCTGGCCTGCTCAACCGCAAAGCTGGCCGTAATGTGCTGATCAGCTTTACAGATGCAGAAGGCAAAAGCTGGGAAGAAACCCTGAAACCCATCTCCAGAGGAGAAGAAGGTGACCTGATGTACAAACGCTGGGTAAGCAACATGCGCAAAATGGTGGATAAACTCAGTGGCGGCAAAGTTGGATATGTGCATGTACAGGGAATGAATGATGGCAGCTTCCGCACAGTATATGATGAAATACTGGGTAAAAACAGGGAGAAACAGGCACTCATCGTAGATACCCGCTTCAATGGTGGTGGATGGCTGCACGACGATCTGTATAATCTCCTCAGCGGCAGCAAATACCTGCAGTTTGCTCCACAGGGCAATCTGCTGAAAAGTGGCGAGCCTATGAACAAATGGACAGCCCCCAGCTGTGTGCTGATCAGTGAGGGCAACTACAGCGATGCCTTTATCTTCCCATATGTGTACAAACAGGGTAAACTGGGCAAACTGATTGGTATGCCTGTTCCTGGTACCGGTACTGCAGTATGGTGGGAAACACAGATCGATCCGACCCTCGTATTTGGTATCCCAATGGTTGCTACCATTGGTAAAGAAGGCCGTCCTACTGAAAATCTTCAGGTAGAGCCGGACGTCCGTGTACCGTTACGTTATGAAGATTTCCTGGCAGGCAAGGACGATCAGCTGGAAGCAGCCGTGAAGGAAATGCTGAAAGAGATCAAATAA
- a CDS encoding DUF2089 family protein — MKAIKKSLPLACPSCASPLKVTSLACEACDTSVSGSFELPLLARLPAEDLQFVIDFVKSSGSLKVMAQQLGLSYPTVRNRLDDIISNIEAIEKNIKTSR, encoded by the coding sequence ATGAAAGCAATAAAAAAATCTCTTCCGCTGGCATGTCCCAGCTGTGCATCACCACTGAAAGTGACGTCTCTGGCCTGTGAAGCCTGCGACACCAGTGTTTCCGGCAGCTTCGAGCTGCCACTGCTGGCCAGATTGCCGGCAGAAGACCTGCAGTTTGTGATCGACTTCGTAAAGAGCAGTGGCAGTCTGAAAGTGATGGCGCAGCAGCTGGGACTGAGTTATCCCACCGTACGCAACAGGCTCGATGATATTATCAGCAACATAGAAGCTATTGAAAAAAACATAAAAACATCCCGATGA
- a CDS encoding YIP1 family protein, with protein MTTWLFRPFTYIAGGKALLAGWIIMLITAVAAYFSGTHFDGAIDSHATWTTPYYHYLLEPLIAWLDTVIICYVAARIFSKSSFRLIDLAGTFALARAPLLIVALINFAMPVVKTPADITPQAMAIGLIVIPFTGWMLVLLYHAFSISTNLKGNKAVIIFISALLVAEILSKILFPLLFPLLH; from the coding sequence ATGACTACCTGGTTATTTCGACCGTTTACCTACATCGCCGGTGGCAAAGCCCTGCTGGCAGGATGGATCATCATGCTGATCACAGCTGTGGCAGCATATTTTTCCGGCACCCATTTTGACGGCGCCATCGATTCACATGCAACCTGGACCACCCCTTATTATCATTATCTGCTGGAACCATTGATAGCATGGCTTGATACGGTTATCATCTGTTATGTGGCAGCAAGGATCTTTTCAAAGTCATCTTTCCGCCTCATAGACCTGGCCGGTACATTCGCCCTGGCAAGGGCTCCGCTGCTGATCGTCGCATTGATCAACTTCGCCATGCCGGTGGTAAAAACACCAGCCGACATCACTCCGCAGGCTATGGCCATAGGACTGATAGTAATACCGTTCACAGGATGGATGCTGGTCCTCCTGTATCATGCCTTCAGTATCTCTACCAACCTGAAAGGGAATAAGGCTGTTATTATCTTTATTTCGGCGCTGCTGGTGGCAGAGATACTGTCCAAAATATTGTTCCCCCTTTTGTTTCCACTTCTACATTAA
- a CDS encoding serine aminopeptidase domain-containing protein, translating into MKKICLLTMLLSFSLYMMAQVNYPIAAAKVQRYYNQQQADSFYAMFGPAMKAALPPDQTRAMLSQLHSQLGELLQLTPSGGDATYQSWKAAFTKGALTMILALNKDNQLEGFRFIPYQEKAIVEKDPDNFVLHAVGADIVGTLTMPVSNAKVPVVLLIAGSGPTDRNCNSKLGINTNAFKMLAEALQADGIACLRYDKRGVGASVTSQQQSEVTFDIMVDDASGMLKMLKEDQRFSTVVVAGHSEGSLIGMLAAQREKADRYISIAGSGERIDLIIERQLNAQSPPLAQKAKLLFDSLRQGQTIHNTEPTLQTMFYPGIQPYIASWMKYTPSEEIKKLKIPKLIIQGTEDIQVSINDAHMLQQAGAPALLKEINGMNHVLKNPAGGKSLNDPTYRDPTQPLNLELVKDIEEFVKGVIVYRQQ; encoded by the coding sequence ATGAAAAAGATCTGTTTACTGACCATGCTGCTGTCATTTTCATTGTACATGATGGCACAGGTCAACTATCCCATTGCCGCCGCAAAGGTGCAGCGGTACTATAACCAGCAACAGGCTGATAGTTTTTATGCCATGTTTGGTCCCGCTATGAAAGCCGCACTGCCACCAGATCAGACGCGTGCGATGCTCAGTCAGCTGCATAGCCAGCTGGGAGAGCTGTTGCAGCTCACGCCTTCCGGAGGTGATGCGACTTATCAGAGCTGGAAAGCAGCCTTCACCAAAGGTGCCCTGACCATGATCCTCGCACTCAATAAAGATAACCAGCTGGAAGGTTTCCGTTTTATACCTTATCAGGAGAAAGCAATAGTGGAGAAAGACCCTGACAATTTTGTTTTACATGCCGTGGGAGCCGACATTGTGGGCACACTCACGATGCCCGTTAGCAACGCCAAGGTGCCTGTAGTACTGCTCATAGCTGGCTCCGGCCCTACCGACCGTAATTGTAACAGTAAATTAGGCATCAATACCAACGCTTTCAAAATGCTGGCAGAAGCCCTGCAAGCCGACGGTATCGCCTGCCTGCGATACGACAAACGCGGTGTAGGCGCCAGCGTTACCAGCCAGCAACAATCGGAAGTTACATTTGATATAATGGTGGATGACGCATCCGGCATGCTGAAAATGCTGAAGGAAGACCAGCGTTTTTCCACTGTCGTTGTAGCTGGCCATAGCGAAGGCTCCCTGATCGGAATGCTGGCCGCTCAGCGGGAAAAAGCAGACCGGTATATCTCCATCGCCGGTTCCGGAGAACGCATTGATCTCATCATCGAAAGACAGTTGAATGCACAATCACCACCACTGGCGCAAAAGGCCAAATTATTATTCGACAGCCTCCGGCAAGGACAAACCATACACAATACAGAACCTACCCTGCAAACGATGTTCTATCCGGGCATTCAACCTTATATAGCCTCCTGGATGAAATACACCCCCTCTGAAGAAATTAAAAAACTGAAAATACCGAAGCTCATCATTCAGGGAACCGAAGACATACAGGTAAGCATCAACGACGCACATATGTTACAACAGGCCGGAGCGCCTGCCCTACTGAAGGAGATAAACGGGATGAACCATGTCCTGAAAAATCCTGCCGGCGGTAAAAGCCTGAATGACCCCACTTACAGAGACCCTACACAACCGTTGAACCTTGAGCTGGTAAAGGATATAGAAGAATTTGTGAAGGGAGTGATTGTTTACAGACAGCAATAA
- a CDS encoding glycoside hydrolase 100 family protein — protein sequence MKAYTIPGEVEQAMQAAIAVLQHNRSGPYNGLPRTAGWGYPEPYTRDLVFTFFGIAVSGDEQLISSMRKVLETLARNQTLHGHIPSLVHDGENLGASDTTPLFLVGISIYRQLTGEQDFLQEAALKSLDWLAHQSPSDRLLVAQLPTTDWRDEQWVLGYGLYVNTLVYACLRMFDEHERADAFLQEMRHFTITSNVMNRHVHEGLTVKNKPYYAFWSFKVYSSERFDLLGNSLAILTGIASPSRAERMIAWIEEECRVMREKGELAADLPPNFFPFVRPDDPDWRSRDEQFNKPGDYHNGGLWPFICGVYVAALVAAGKYQLAEKKLLALTALVKAVNAQQLDYGFNEWLHAQDALPKGQNWQSWSAALYIYAVKCVAERRTPFFEEMRKKSSREK from the coding sequence ATGAAAGCCTATACCATCCCCGGAGAAGTTGAACAGGCTATGCAGGCGGCGATAGCTGTCTTACAGCATAACCGCAGCGGTCCTTACAATGGATTGCCACGTACCGCCGGATGGGGATATCCGGAGCCATATACCCGTGACCTCGTGTTTACCTTTTTCGGGATCGCCGTCTCCGGCGATGAACAGCTGATCAGCAGTATGCGCAAAGTGCTGGAAACACTGGCCCGCAACCAGACCCTCCATGGTCATATTCCTTCACTGGTACATGATGGGGAGAACCTCGGCGCCAGTGACACTACGCCTTTGTTTTTAGTAGGTATCAGTATTTATCGCCAGCTGACAGGAGAGCAGGATTTTTTACAGGAGGCTGCGCTGAAATCACTGGACTGGCTGGCTCATCAAAGTCCTTCCGACCGGTTGCTGGTGGCTCAATTGCCTACTACCGACTGGCGTGATGAGCAGTGGGTGCTGGGTTACGGTTTGTACGTTAATACCCTGGTTTATGCCTGCCTGCGTATGTTTGATGAACATGAAAGAGCCGATGCCTTTCTGCAGGAAATGAGACATTTTACGATCACCAGCAATGTAATGAATCGTCATGTACATGAAGGTCTCACGGTAAAAAACAAACCCTATTATGCCTTCTGGTCTTTCAAAGTATACAGCAGCGAGCGGTTTGATCTGTTGGGCAACAGTCTGGCTATTCTCACCGGCATAGCCTCACCATCGAGGGCAGAAAGAATGATAGCCTGGATTGAAGAAGAGTGTCGTGTGATGCGTGAAAAAGGGGAGCTGGCGGCTGATTTACCACCTAACTTTTTTCCGTTTGTCAGACCTGATGATCCTGACTGGCGCTCCCGGGATGAACAGTTTAACAAACCCGGTGACTATCATAACGGAGGCTTATGGCCATTCATTTGCGGTGTTTATGTTGCCGCACTGGTGGCTGCCGGAAAATACCAGCTGGCTGAAAAAAAGCTGCTGGCGCTGACAGCATTGGTGAAAGCTGTCAATGCACAGCAGCTGGATTATGGCTTCAATGAGTGGCTGCACGCACAGGATGCGCTACCCAAAGGACAGAACTGGCAGTCCTGGTCTGCAGCGTTGTACATCTATGCCGTGAAATGTGTGGCGGAGAGGAGAACACCCTTCTTTGAAGAGATGCGTAAAAAAAGTTCCCGGGAAAAATAG